In one window of Zhongshania aliphaticivorans DNA:
- the zapE gene encoding cell division protein ZapE gives MSTPLQRYQQDLTQVDFSYDSAQEHAVQCLQRLYDDLVTQIPQENNGFISRMFGLKQALPHVKGLYFWGGVGRGKTYLMDTFFDTLPFENKMRAHFHRFMQRVHRELKSLSGEKNPLIIVADRIADEARVICFDEFFVSDITDAMILAGLFDRLFSRGVVLVATSNIVPDGLYKDGLQRARFLPAIALIKQSVEVVNVDGGVDYRLRALEQAELYYSPLGESADQSLALSFKRLAPEVGSADKLLDIEGRQIRARFVADDVAWFEFSELCDGPRSQYDYIELARVFHAVLVSNVPQMGAGREDQARRFINLIDEFYDRNVKLVLSAAVPLAQLYAGGRLDFEFQRTQSRLLEMQSEEYLACEHRS, from the coding sequence ATGTCTACCCCCCTACAACGTTATCAGCAAGACCTTACCCAGGTCGATTTTTCCTATGATTCTGCGCAAGAGCATGCGGTCCAGTGTTTGCAGCGTCTTTACGACGACTTAGTGACGCAGATTCCGCAGGAAAATAACGGATTTATTTCACGTATGTTTGGGCTGAAGCAGGCATTGCCACATGTTAAGGGTTTGTATTTTTGGGGTGGGGTTGGTCGGGGTAAGACATATTTGATGGATACGTTTTTTGATACCCTGCCTTTTGAAAATAAAATGCGGGCGCATTTTCATCGTTTTATGCAGCGAGTTCACCGTGAGTTAAAGTCGTTATCTGGTGAAAAAAACCCATTGATCATCGTGGCGGATCGTATTGCTGATGAGGCTAGGGTTATTTGTTTTGACGAGTTTTTTGTTTCAGATATTACTGATGCAATGATCTTGGCAGGATTGTTCGATAGGCTTTTTTCAAGAGGGGTGGTGCTTGTAGCAACATCCAATATCGTACCTGATGGTTTGTATAAAGACGGTTTGCAAAGGGCGAGATTTTTACCGGCAATCGCGTTAATAAAGCAAAGTGTAGAGGTTGTTAATGTCGATGGTGGTGTTGATTATCGGCTGCGCGCCTTAGAGCAAGCTGAGTTATATTACAGTCCCTTGGGCGAGTCTGCTGATCAAAGTTTGGCTTTGAGTTTTAAGCGTTTGGCGCCTGAGGTTGGCAGCGCTGATAAATTGCTCGATATTGAAGGGCGTCAAATTCGAGCGCGCTTTGTTGCAGATGATGTGGCATGGTTCGAATTTTCTGAGTTGTGCGATGGTCCGCGTAGTCAATATGATTATATTGAATTGGCGAGGGTGTTTCATGCGGTGTTGGTTAGTAATGTGCCGCAGATGGGGGCGGGAAGAGAGGATCAGGCTCGCCGCTTTATAAATTTGATTGATGAGTTTTACGACAGGAATGTAAAGCTGGTATTATCTGCGGCGGTCCCGCTAGCGCAACTGTATGCAGGCGGTCGGCTGGATTTCGAGTTTCAGCGCACCCAAAGTCGCTTGCTTGAGATGCAGTCAGAAGAATATCTGGCCTGTGAGCATCGCTCTTAG
- the rplM gene encoding 50S ribosomal protein L13, protein MKTLSAKPSDVIHDWYVVDAADKTLGRLASEIAHRLRGKHKAEYTPHVDTGDYIVVVNAEKIRVTGNKATGKIYHHHTGYPGGLKSISFEKLIDKAPERVIQGAVKGMLPKNPLGRAMFKKLKVYAGTEHPHTAQQPVELNI, encoded by the coding sequence ATGAAAACCTTAAGTGCAAAACCCAGTGACGTAATACATGACTGGTATGTGGTAGACGCCGCCGACAAAACATTGGGTCGTTTAGCCAGTGAAATTGCGCATAGACTGCGCGGTAAGCATAAAGCTGAATATACGCCTCATGTTGACACTGGCGACTATATTGTTGTGGTTAATGCGGAAAAGATCCGTGTTACAGGCAACAAAGCAACTGGTAAAATCTATCATCACCACACTGGTTATCCAGGTGGCTTGAAGTCTATAAGCTTTGAGAAGTTGATTGATAAAGCCCCTGAGCGTGTGATCCAAGGTGCGGTAAAAGGCATGTTGCCTAAAAACCCGCTGGGTCGTGCAATGTTTAAGAAATTGAAAGTCTACGCTGGAACTGAGCATCCTCATACTGCTCAGCAACCAGTTGAACTGAATATATAA
- the rpsI gene encoding 30S ribosomal protein S9 has translation MSASQYYGTGRRKTSSARVFLKPGTGAISVNARTLDQYFGREVARMIVRQPLELVEMAEKFDVTVTVSGGGSFGQAGAIRHGITRALMQYDEGLRSGLRKAGFVTRDSREVERKKVGLRKARKKPQFSKR, from the coding sequence ATGTCAGCCAGCCAGTATTACGGTACAGGTCGCCGTAAAACCTCCTCAGCTCGAGTGTTCCTGAAGCCAGGTACCGGAGCTATTTCAGTTAATGCGCGTACTCTTGATCAGTACTTTGGTCGTGAAGTTGCGCGTATGATCGTTCGTCAGCCACTTGAGCTGGTCGAAATGGCTGAAAAGTTTGATGTGACTGTAACTGTTAGCGGTGGTGGTAGTTTTGGCCAGGCTGGTGCAATTCGTCACGGTATTACTCGCGCTTTAATGCAGTATGATGAAGGGCTTCGAAGCGGTTTGCGTAAGGCAGGCTTCGTGACTCGTGATTCACGCGAAGTTGAGCGTAAGAAAGTCGGCCTGCGTAAGGCACGTAAGAAGCCGCAATTCTCCAAGCGTTAA
- the petA gene encoding ubiquinol-cytochrome c reductase iron-sulfur subunit, which translates to MSSDGINTGRRRFLTAATSVVGAAGAVGIATPFVGSWNPSAKAKAAGAPVKADIGKLEAGQMVVVEWRGKPVYVVRRTEEQLAGLKKLDQYLKDPDSTGSLQPTYVDTLSRAIRPEFLVLVGLCTHLGCAPKHRPEVGVPDLGGSAWLGGFFCPCHGSRFDLAGRVYQGSPASTNLEVPPYSFEGDSVLVVGVDQGAA; encoded by the coding sequence ATGAGTAGTGACGGCATAAATACAGGGCGTCGGCGCTTCTTGACGGCTGCAACATCAGTTGTGGGTGCAGCAGGGGCCGTCGGTATTGCGACACCGTTTGTGGGTTCTTGGAACCCAAGTGCTAAGGCTAAGGCTGCAGGCGCGCCGGTAAAAGCAGATATTGGTAAGTTAGAAGCTGGCCAGATGGTTGTGGTTGAGTGGCGCGGTAAGCCAGTTTACGTGGTTCGTCGCACCGAAGAGCAACTTGCTGGCTTAAAAAAGCTTGATCAGTATCTTAAAGATCCTGATTCTACAGGTTCTCTGCAACCTACGTATGTTGATACATTATCTCGAGCGATTCGTCCTGAATTTTTGGTCTTGGTTGGTTTGTGTACTCACCTAGGCTGTGCACCTAAGCATCGTCCAGAGGTTGGTGTTCCTGATTTAGGTGGAAGTGCTTGGTTGGGTGGCTTCTTTTGTCCCTGCCATGGTTCACGATTTGATTTGGCCGGCCGTGTATATCAGGGCTCGCCTGCATCTACAAACCTCGAAGTTCCTCCGTATTCATTCGAAGGTGACAGTGTGCTTGTTGTCGGTGTTGATCAGGGGGCTGCGTAA
- a CDS encoding ubiquinol-cytochrome c reductase, whose protein sequence is MIKMLVGLRDWVDARLPIMRAWDTHMGKYYAPKNFNFWYFFGVLSLVVLVNQLLTGVWLTMSFTPSSEEAFRSVEYIMRDVEFGWIIRYMHSTGASAFFVVVYLHMFRGLIYGSYKKPRELIWVFGMFIFLALMAEAFVGYVLPWGQMSYWGAQVIISLFGAIPVVGEDIVQWIRGDYLISGITLNRFFALHVVALPIVLIALVVLHLLALHEVGSNNPDGVEIKKNKDANGIPLDGVAFHPYYTVHDLTAIAVFMFVFAAIIFFGPEMGGYFIEYANFEIANGLKTPEHIAPVWYFTPFYSVLRAVPDKLLGFVAFGASVAILFLLPWLDRSPVKSIRYKGRVSKAAILIFVAAFLILGVLGVKAPTEGRTLLARICSVIYFAFFILMPFWTKWEATKPEPTRTTDGGMGFWKSMLVLLVVILLTVLPLKAAGSESAFNCGTMACDEIDTDVTNIPSLQSGAKTYMNYCMGCHSLEYGRYQRTADDLGIPVDLFEQNLKFDGDAKIGSLMTNTMAAEDAKKWFGAAPPDLTLVARARGTDWLYTYLRTFHSDPSRPWGVNNKVFKDVGMPHVLAELQGMPECAPGPVHAHNGGVLRDPLTGKDVLFGEDGKALNPCGAFTYSPEGSLSPAEYDKVIYDLVNFLDYVGEPAQVKSKRIGGFVLLFIALFFVFTYLLNREYWKDVH, encoded by the coding sequence ATGATCAAGATGTTAGTAGGGCTGCGTGACTGGGTTGATGCCCGCCTACCTATTATGCGTGCATGGGATACCCATATGGGTAAATACTATGCGCCAAAAAACTTTAATTTCTGGTACTTCTTCGGTGTTTTATCTCTAGTTGTATTGGTAAACCAGTTACTAACTGGTGTTTGGTTGACTATGAGCTTTACCCCTAGCTCTGAAGAAGCATTCCGCTCTGTTGAATATATCATGCGGGATGTCGAGTTTGGGTGGATCATTCGGTATATGCACTCAACAGGCGCCTCAGCGTTTTTTGTCGTAGTGTATCTACATATGTTCCGTGGCTTGATATACGGTTCCTATAAAAAACCCCGTGAATTGATCTGGGTTTTCGGTATGTTCATTTTCCTTGCGTTGATGGCAGAAGCCTTTGTGGGCTATGTTTTACCGTGGGGGCAGATGTCGTATTGGGGTGCTCAGGTTATTATCTCGCTGTTTGGTGCTATCCCTGTTGTTGGTGAAGATATTGTTCAATGGATTCGTGGTGACTACCTGATCTCCGGTATTACGTTAAACCGTTTCTTTGCACTTCATGTGGTTGCGTTGCCAATCGTATTAATCGCATTAGTTGTTTTGCATCTTCTTGCTCTTCACGAGGTCGGGTCAAACAATCCTGATGGTGTTGAGATTAAAAAGAACAAAGATGCTAATGGCATTCCGCTAGATGGTGTTGCGTTCCACCCTTATTACACTGTGCATGATTTAACGGCTATTGCTGTATTCATGTTTGTATTTGCGGCCATTATTTTCTTTGGGCCGGAAATGGGTGGCTATTTCATTGAGTATGCTAACTTTGAAATAGCAAATGGCTTGAAAACGCCTGAGCACATAGCGCCAGTTTGGTACTTTACGCCGTTCTATTCTGTATTGCGTGCGGTGCCTGACAAGTTACTAGGCTTTGTTGCTTTTGGTGCATCAGTTGCGATCTTATTCTTGCTGCCTTGGTTGGATCGCAGCCCGGTGAAATCAATTCGCTACAAAGGGCGTGTCAGTAAGGCTGCTATTTTGATCTTTGTTGCCGCGTTCTTAATATTGGGCGTGTTGGGCGTAAAAGCGCCAACTGAAGGGCGTACTTTATTGGCGCGTATATGCTCGGTAATCTATTTTGCTTTCTTCATCTTGATGCCATTTTGGACGAAATGGGAAGCAACTAAGCCAGAGCCTACGCGGACAACTGATGGTGGTATGGGCTTCTGGAAAAGTATGCTTGTGTTGCTTGTGGTGATCTTGCTTACTGTGCTGCCGTTAAAAGCCGCCGGGTCAGAATCAGCATTCAATTGCGGAACCATGGCTTGTGATGAGATTGATACCGATGTGACGAATATTCCGTCGCTGCAAAGCGGTGCTAAGACCTATATGAACTATTGTATGGGTTGTCACTCACTTGAGTATGGCCGTTATCAGCGGACTGCGGATGATCTCGGTATTCCAGTCGATTTGTTTGAGCAAAACTTGAAGTTTGACGGTGATGCTAAAATTGGTTCATTGATGACCAATACAATGGCCGCAGAAGATGCAAAAAAGTGGTTTGGCGCTGCACCGCCTGATTTGACATTGGTTGCGCGTGCACGTGGTACAGACTGGCTATATACCTATCTGCGGACATTTCATTCTGATCCTTCACGCCCCTGGGGTGTGAATAACAAAGTGTTTAAAGACGTGGGTATGCCTCATGTCTTAGCCGAGTTACAAGGCATGCCTGAGTGCGCGCCAGGGCCTGTTCATGCCCATAATGGTGGTGTGTTGCGGGACCCGCTGACCGGTAAGGATGTTTTGTTTGGAGAAGATGGTAAAGCGTTGAATCCCTGTGGTGCTTTTACTTATTCACCTGAGGGCAGCCTGAGTCCAGCAGAATATGATAAGGTAATCTATGATTTGGTTAATTTCTTAGATTATGTTGGTGAGCCTGCGCAGGTGAAAAGCAAGCGCATTGGTGGATTCGTCTTGTTGTTTATTGCTCTTTTCTTTGTGTTTACTTACTTATTAAATCGTGAATATTGGAAAGACGTGCATTAA
- the sspA gene encoding stringent starvation protein SspA, with protein sequence MGVVAKRSTMTFFSDAASHYCHRVRIVLAEKGVTVDIVDVKPDNLPEEVAELNPYNTLPTLVDRDLALYESKVMMEYLDERFPHPPLLPVYPVARGESRQYIYRIERDWCRLVDELLAGSNQKNADKARKELRDSLLTVAPIFDEKPFFMSEEFTLVDCCLAPILWRLPQLGVVIPQTRQSKPLLEYMERLFERPAFQESLTEKERELRNEASVA encoded by the coding sequence ATGGGCGTTGTAGCCAAGCGTTCTACCATGACTTTCTTTTCCGACGCAGCAAGTCATTACTGTCATCGGGTGAGGATTGTATTGGCCGAAAAAGGCGTGACTGTTGATATCGTCGACGTAAAGCCGGATAACCTGCCGGAAGAAGTTGCCGAGCTGAACCCATATAACACTTTACCTACGCTGGTTGATCGTGATTTGGCGTTATATGAATCTAAAGTGATGATGGAATATTTGGATGAGCGTTTCCCACATCCACCTCTGCTTCCTGTATACCCTGTTGCGCGGGGTGAAAGTCGTCAGTACATTTACCGCATTGAGCGTGATTGGTGTCGCCTAGTTGACGAGTTGCTTGCAGGAAGCAATCAAAAAAATGCTGATAAAGCGCGTAAAGAGTTGCGTGATAGCTTGTTAACAGTGGCACCAATCTTTGACGAAAAGCCATTTTTTATGAGTGAAGAATTCACGTTGGTTGACTGTTGTTTAGCACCTATTTTGTGGCGTTTGCCCCAGCTAGGTGTGGTTATACCGCAGACGCGTCAATCCAAGCCATTGTTGGAGTATATGGAGCGTTTATTTGAGCGTCCAGCTTTCCAAGAGAGCTTGACTGAGAAAGAGCGTGAATTGCGTAATGAGGCGTCAGTAGCATAA
- a CDS encoding ClpXP protease specificity-enhancing factor, with product MAMTSSRPYMVRAIYEWVLDNNCTPYILVDALLEGVFVPQQYVQDGQIVLNISPSAVMGLNVGNDMISFSGRFGGVSQEVSAPIGAILGVYAKENGQGMLFDAEEPTPPPTPSGDRPSASLSKIPSKSKPPSLKVVK from the coding sequence ATGGCAATGACTTCTAGTCGGCCCTATATGGTCAGGGCTATTTATGAGTGGGTTCTGGATAATAACTGCACGCCATATATATTGGTAGATGCTTTGCTTGAGGGGGTGTTTGTGCCTCAGCAATATGTGCAGGATGGTCAGATTGTCCTGAATATTTCACCGTCGGCGGTGATGGGGCTAAATGTCGGTAATGACATGATAAGCTTTAGCGGCCGTTTTGGTGGTGTATCTCAGGAAGTCAGTGCGCCGATAGGTGCTATTTTGGGGGTGTACGCGAAGGAAAATGGTCAAGGTATGTTATTTGATGCCGAAGAGCCTACTCCCCCGCCTACGCCTTCAGGTGATCGGCCTTCCGCATCATTAAGTAAAATACCTTCTAAATCCAAACCACCCAGTCTAAAGGTGGTTAAATAA
- a CDS encoding BON domain-containing protein: protein MNALIPKTLALALLVQLSACTQIITATTDKPITDDPGSRSLGSYVDDEIIETKVLVNINKTSPELNASRITATSYNGIVLLTGNTANNELKQLAGEVASKVKKVRKVHNELATGTDISMLARGNDTWISTKAKSRLSLNDQLDASKIKVVTENGIVYLMGLVSKTESDAAATMVSETGGVQKVVRVFEYY, encoded by the coding sequence ATGAACGCCTTAATACCCAAAACATTAGCACTTGCCCTTTTAGTCCAGCTGAGTGCTTGCACACAAATTATTACCGCAACAACGGACAAACCCATAACCGACGACCCAGGCAGCCGCAGCCTAGGAAGCTATGTTGACGACGAGATCATAGAAACCAAGGTCCTAGTCAACATTAACAAAACCTCCCCCGAGTTAAACGCATCACGTATTACGGCAACTAGTTACAACGGTATTGTTTTATTAACAGGCAACACAGCGAATAACGAACTCAAACAACTAGCTGGAGAGGTTGCAAGTAAGGTTAAAAAAGTCCGCAAAGTACACAATGAACTAGCAACCGGCACCGATATCAGCATGCTAGCTCGCGGTAATGACACATGGATAAGTACAAAGGCAAAAAGCCGGCTATCACTCAATGATCAATTAGACGCATCAAAAATTAAGGTGGTGACCGAAAACGGCATCGTATACTTAATGGGCTTAGTTTCAAAAACTGAATCCGATGCTGCGGCAACCATGGTTAGCGAAACCGGCGGGGTACAGAAAGTAGTACGCGTTTTTGAATACTATTAA
- a CDS encoding D-sedoheptulose-7-phosphate isomerase: MKNKITVDYSEQVIDLFHRHIESCMYTMEALAEVIAQASECLVESMLHEHKIICCGEGNSRLIAHHLATNLLNSYQHERPALPAMVLSSDAATAIAADSSYNDIYANQIRALGQTGDCLVLCYNGGGSTATLRAIQAAHERGMRIISLSNVKASDASALLLPNDIELTFPVEDRARAIEMQLVAVHSICELIDTLLFGTTYP, translated from the coding sequence GTGAAAAATAAAATTACCGTGGATTATTCTGAACAAGTTATAGACTTATTTCACCGGCATATCGAAAGCTGCATGTACACCATGGAAGCGCTCGCTGAAGTGATCGCGCAAGCTAGCGAATGTCTAGTTGAAAGTATGCTGCACGAACATAAGATAATCTGCTGCGGAGAAGGCAACAGCCGACTAATCGCTCATCACTTAGCGACCAATTTACTCAACAGCTACCAACATGAGCGCCCCGCCCTTCCCGCAATGGTTCTCAGCTCAGACGCGGCAACTGCTATCGCTGCCGACTCAAGCTACAACGATATTTATGCCAATCAAATTCGCGCCCTAGGCCAAACAGGCGACTGCTTGGTACTTTGTTATAACGGCGGCGGCTCCACCGCCACCCTAAGAGCAATACAGGCTGCGCACGAACGTGGCATGCGCATTATCTCCCTAAGCAATGTCAAAGCAAGTGACGCCAGCGCGCTACTGCTGCCTAATGACATCGAATTAACATTCCCGGTTGAAGACCGCGCTAGAGCGATTGAAATGCAACTTGTCGCAGTACACAGTATTTGCGAATTGATTGACACACTTTTATTTGGAACAACCTACCCATGA
- a CDS encoding YraN family protein, with product MIFKKPNNSKEIGALAEQGACLLLKKHKLKILHQNYLSRFGEIDIIALSEQHLIFVEVRYRKTTFFGTASETVTTKKQQRIILAARHFLSHGRYTELPCRFDVIEASSDKTGKLHFNWLVNAFQE from the coding sequence CGGCGCGCTCGCAGAACAAGGCGCTTGCCTTTTACTTAAGAAACACAAGCTCAAAATACTGCATCAAAATTACCTGAGCCGATTTGGCGAGATTGATATCATCGCCTTATCGGAACAGCATTTGATTTTCGTGGAAGTGCGATACCGAAAAACTACTTTTTTTGGTACCGCATCCGAAACCGTAACGACTAAAAAGCAACAGCGCATTATTCTTGCCGCGCGGCACTTTCTTAGCCACGGGCGTTACACTGAACTACCTTGTCGCTTTGATGTCATTGAAGCTAGTAGCGACAAGACCGGAAAATTACATTTCAACTGGTTAGTAAATGCCTTTCAGGAGTGA